A region from the Alnus glutinosa chromosome 5, dhAlnGlut1.1, whole genome shotgun sequence genome encodes:
- the LOC133867626 gene encoding F-box protein CPR1-like, whose translation MSILPPEIITDILLRLPVKTLVRLQCVSKRWHALINHSFFINNHLKLSIAANRERKLIVLDSEVDPPLNFFWVDFNDDDRFGALVNIRQPLRHPRYINDILGYCNGVVCFDNCDGDILIWNPLIRRYKKLPFEPIEKPSGITDCESGTPDLSFGHDPDNDDYKVVRVVQFHRNFDDIRAFEIKVYSLRRRCWKKVEEEWPKESRSYSDSVSLNGAFHWLFDTLSGTPDDMGTILAFDLATEKFREFTIPVLPAYEDFNLGLEVLKGCLCVCVNVGVTLNDFWVMKEYGVFSSWARLYTIVQGAVPWTFEYCKPLVYSKDGKKVLMEEVADDDTYHFWYDIEERRGRTVQFYPMPKLFKTAICVGSLVLLDGDSVNKNPAEGLNLLVEAMEEVIHEEQAL comes from the exons ATGTCGATTCTCCCGCCGGAGATAATCACCGACATACTTCTGCGATTACCCGTCAAGACTCTAGTACGTTTACAATGCGTTTCGAAGCGATGGCACGCTCTAATCAACCACTCATTTTTCATCAACAATCATCTCAAGCTCTCCATCGCGGCCAACAGAGAACGCAAGCTCATAGTCCTGGACAGTGAAGTAGATCCGCCGCTGAATTTCTTCTGGGTGGACTTTAACGACGACGACCGATTCGGAGCCCTCGTGAACATCCGCCAGCCACTGCGCCATCCAAGATATATCAACGACATCCTGGGCTACTGCAACGGAGTGGTTTGCTTTGACAACTGTGACGGAGATATTTTGATTTGGAACCCATTAATCAGACGGTACAAGAAGTTGCCGTTTGAGCCGATTGAAAAACCTTCTGGTATAACTGACTGTGAGTCTGGGACGCCTGATTTGTCCTTCGGGCACGACCCGGATAACGACGACTACAAAGTGGTGAGGGTTGTGCAGTTCCATAGAAATTTTGATGATATAAGGGCCTTTGAAATTAAGGTATATAGTCTGAGAAGGCGTTGTTGGAAGAAGGTTGAAGAGGAATGGCCTAAAGAGTCCCGTTCTTATTCGGACTCGGTGTCCTTAAACGGTGCTTTCCATTGGTTGTTTGATACTTTGAGTGGGACCCCGGACGACATGGGCACCATTCTGGCTTTCGATCTAGCCACTGAGAAGTTCCGGGAGTTTACAATTCCGGTTCTACCGGCGTACGAAGATTTTAATCTTGGTTTGGAGGTCTTGAAAGGATGTTTATGTGTTTGCGTGAATGTCGGTGTGACACTCAACGATTTTTGGGTGATGAAAGAGTACGGGGTATTCAGCTCATGGGCTCGTCTTTACACCATTGTGCAAGGGGCAGTACCTTGGACTTTTGAGTACTGTAAGCCTTTGGTGTATTCCAAGGACGGCAAGAAGGTTCTGATGGAGGAGGTTGCTGACGATGATACGTATCACTTTTGGTATGACATAGAGGAGAGAAGGGGCAGGACGGTTCAGTTTTATCCTATGCCAAAATTGTTTAAGACGGCCATTTGTGTGGGAAGCCTTGTTCTTCTCGACGGTGATAGCGT GAATAAAAATCCAGCGGAGGGCCTTAATCTGCTGGTGGAAGCGATGGAGGAAGTGATACATGAGGAACAAGCTCTTTGA
- the LOC133868190 gene encoding F-box/kelch-repeat protein At3g06240-like: MHRNRSIEINRERILILERYKGGRTRDYYLVNFSDEDRFGKPVEIFPPFHHPEIFTSIINCCDVLKIQDITFEPIIIALGFHGLHKQPTFAFGYDPVNNDYKAVRIVVFVGLTNEVGEVKVYSLKAHSWRRVEDRRPCKNSLLSFEMAFSNGALHWLVDVWVDERYRRRVIAFDLTTEKFQDHTPPIESDSNYIGTLEVLGGSLCVSTDARLIHDEPRQADIWMIKEYGVTSSWSWLYTIFALLYRKSVVFSKDGEEVLIQHGTVVNEPVWYGIKKKTRRNVELDKHIPTDSLSWIVTVVGSLVLLDGDSV; this comes from the exons ATGCATCGCAATCGCTCCATCGAGATCAACAGAGAACGTATTCTCATTTTGGAGAGATATAAGGGTGGTCGGACAAGGGATTACTACTTGGTAAACTTTTCCGATGAGGATCGGTTCGGCAAACCGGTGGAGATCTTCCCACCATTCCACCATCCAGAAATATTCACCAGCATCATAAACTGTTGCGACGTCTTG AAAATACAAGACATTACCTTTGAGCCGATCATAATCGCTCTTGGTTTCCACGGTCTCCACAAGCAACCCACTTTTGCATTCGGGTATGACCCTGTCAACAACGATTACAAGGCTGTAAGGATTGTGGTGTTTGTGGGATTGACAAATGAAGTCGGCGAGGTTAAGGTATATAGTCTGAAAGCTCATTCTTGGAGAAGAGTAGAAGACAGAAGGCCTTGCAAGAATTCGCTTCTTTCTTTTGAGATGGCTTTCTCTAACGGTGCTTTGCATTGGTTGGTTGATGTGTGGGTTGATGAACGGTACCGAAGGAGGGTTATTGCATTCGATCTCACCACCGAGAAATTCCAAGACCATACGCCTCCAATTGAATCAGATTCGAATTATATTGGCACTTTGGAGGTTTTGGGAGGATCGCTCTGTGTTTCCACGGATGCACGACTCATTCATGATGAGCCACGACAAGCTGACATTTGGATGATCAAGGAGTATGGGGTGACGAGTAGTTGGAGTTGGCTTTATACTATTTTTGCTCTCCTTTACCGTAAGTCTGTAGTGTTTTCGAAGGATGGCGAAGAGGTTTTGATACAGCACGGCACGGTGGTAAATGAACCTGTTTGGTATGGCATAAAAAAGAAGACACGCAGGAATGTTGAGCTTGATAAGCATATTCCCACTGACTCGCTATCTTGGATAGTGACTGTTGTGGGAAGCCTCGTTCTGCTGGATGGTGATAGTGTGTGA